From the genome of Rickettsiales bacterium, one region includes:
- a CDS encoding lysozyme: MKISLLAIKLIQHFEGFEPQLYRDAAGYWTIGYGHLLREGEGFRRGITHAQATQLLRQDVRMAERAVSRLIGVPLSQSQFDALVSFTFNLGSGALQRSTLRRKVNGQYHGEVPPEFLRWVWAGGRKLKGLQRRRQAEAVLYSAMNRA; the protein is encoded by the coding sequence ATGAAAATTTCCCTCTTAGCTATTAAACTGATTCAACATTTTGAGGGATTTGAGCCGCAGCTCTATCGTGATGCGGCAGGGTATTGGACGATCGGTTATGGGCATTTGCTGCGTGAGGGGGAGGGCTTTCGTAGGGGTATTACCCACGCGCAAGCGACGCAATTATTGCGTCAGGATGTGCGGATGGCGGAGCGAGCAGTTAGTCGTTTGATTGGTGTGCCGCTCTCACAATCGCAGTTCGATGCGCTGGTCAGTTTCACGTTCAACTTAGGTTCGGGTGCATTGCAGCGTTCGACGTTACGGCGGAAAGTGAACGGGCAGTATCACGGCGAAGTGCCACCAGAGTTCTTACGTTGGGTGTGGGCAGGTGGACGAAAGCTAAAGGGGTTGCAGCGTCGAAGGCAGGCTGAGGCAGTGCTCTATAGCGCCATGAATCGGGCGTAA
- a CDS encoding 3TM-type holin yields MITIFSSLVGFISAVFPDILKLFRDQQDRKHELRILELQMQQQAQGHAQRLEEIHTQADIAEVGTIYKTYQTNIEWVDALNGTVRPVLAYAFFVLYGSVKLLQFVLLPEAPLPWQVQGLWTLEDQAIFAGIISFYYGQRAMSKFRRGR; encoded by the coding sequence ATGATTACTATTTTCAGTTCGCTCGTTGGTTTTATCAGCGCGGTTTTTCCCGATATTCTTAAACTATTTCGTGATCAGCAAGATCGCAAACATGAATTAAGAATTCTCGAATTGCAGATGCAGCAGCAAGCGCAAGGTCACGCGCAGCGGTTAGAGGAAATTCACACCCAAGCCGATATTGCCGAGGTAGGCACGATCTATAAAACCTATCAAACCAACATTGAATGGGTGGATGCATTAAACGGAACCGTCCGCCCCGTGCTCGCCTATGCGTTCTTCGTGCTTTATGGTTCGGTCAAGTTGTTGCAATTTGTCCTCCTGCCCGAAGCGCCGCTGCCGTGGCAAGTGCAGGGCTTATGGACGCTAGAAGATCAAGCCATCTTCGCCGGCATCATCAGCTTCTATTACGGCCAACGCGCGATGAGTAAATTTCGGAGGGGGCGGTGA